A genomic region of Marinobacter sp. NP-4(2019) contains the following coding sequences:
- a CDS encoding lytic transglycosylase codes for MSVRRISAVVFASAMMGGCASLENNTPDWIKPTTYFGSDNTDAEDNPLDSEKVTVAAGDQELKEATESGNRQGTSRTELDEAISPGLKAAAEEARAKLDSPSNYDREDPDKTVDLWHRLRAGFELDHDIADPRVKAQLDWYRKHPKYIDRVVKRGSRYLHYIITETEKRGLPTELALLPVVESAFDPFAYSHGRASGLWQFIPSTGKYFGLTQSWWHDDRRDIIESTDAALTYLDRLAKRFDGDYTLALAAYNSGGGTVSKAMRRNRNANKPTDYWSLRLPRETTHYVPKLIALAKIFDKPEDYGVELPPLNDEPYFEIVETGSQMDLAQAAELASVDVEEIYLLNPSFNRWATAPDGPHRLLVPKENASSFRTALSKIPEKNRVAWRNYQVVSGDSLSTIARRFSTTTSVIRRVNNLNSDMIRTGQRLMIPSASKNTDQYALSASQRLEKKQSRNRSGSRVNYTIRRGDTFWDIAREHRVTVREVAAWNNMAPGDPLIPGKKIVIWSQSSQPETVATSSSRGQAMVRKVGYRVRKGDSLSAIASRFSVNVRDIASWNDLNTARYLQPGQSLVLYVDIRNSP; via the coding sequence ATGTCAGTCAGACGGATATCTGCAGTTGTCTTTGCCAGCGCCATGATGGGCGGCTGTGCCAGCCTTGAAAACAATACCCCCGACTGGATCAAGCCCACCACCTATTTCGGTAGTGACAACACCGATGCCGAAGACAATCCGCTGGACTCGGAAAAGGTGACCGTCGCTGCAGGTGACCAGGAGCTCAAGGAAGCCACGGAGTCTGGTAACCGCCAGGGTACTTCCCGCACCGAGCTTGACGAAGCCATTTCTCCGGGACTGAAAGCAGCGGCTGAGGAAGCCAGAGCCAAACTTGATTCGCCATCGAATTATGACAGGGAAGACCCTGACAAAACCGTCGATCTTTGGCACCGCCTTCGGGCCGGTTTTGAACTTGACCATGATATTGCTGATCCCAGAGTCAAAGCTCAGCTTGACTGGTATCGCAAACACCCGAAATACATTGATCGGGTCGTCAAGCGCGGCAGCCGCTATCTGCACTACATAATCACGGAAACAGAAAAACGTGGGTTGCCGACCGAACTGGCCTTGCTACCGGTTGTCGAAAGCGCTTTTGATCCGTTTGCTTACTCCCATGGCCGGGCGTCGGGCTTATGGCAGTTCATCCCCAGCACCGGCAAATACTTCGGGCTAACCCAGAGTTGGTGGCATGACGACCGCAGAGACATCATCGAATCAACTGATGCGGCGCTGACCTATCTCGACCGGCTGGCCAAACGCTTTGACGGCGATTACACCCTGGCCCTTGCCGCCTATAACAGCGGTGGCGGCACGGTATCCAAAGCCATGCGCCGTAATCGGAATGCCAACAAACCGACGGATTACTGGTCACTCCGGCTGCCCCGGGAGACCACGCATTATGTGCCCAAGCTGATTGCCCTGGCCAAGATTTTCGACAAGCCGGAAGACTATGGCGTTGAACTACCGCCCCTGAACGACGAACCCTATTTTGAAATCGTGGAAACCGGTTCCCAGATGGATCTGGCCCAGGCTGCCGAGCTTGCCAGTGTCGACGTCGAGGAAATCTATCTGCTCAACCCATCCTTCAACCGCTGGGCAACGGCCCCGGACGGCCCTCATCGTCTGTTGGTCCCCAAGGAAAATGCCAGCAGCTTCAGGACGGCACTGAGCAAGATCCCGGAGAAAAACCGCGTCGCCTGGCGTAACTACCAGGTTGTTTCCGGAGACAGCCTGAGCACCATCGCCCGGAGATTCTCCACCACGACATCCGTCATTCGCAGGGTCAACAACCTTAACAGCGATATGATTCGCACTGGGCAACGCCTGATGATTCCCTCTGCCAGCAAGAACACAGATCAATACGCTCTCAGTGCGAGCCAACGCCTGGAAAAAAAGCAGTCGCGCAATCGCAGTGGCAGCCGGGTCAACTACACCATTCGTCGTGGTGACACCTTCTGGGATATTGCTCGTGAACACAGGGTCACGGTTCGCGAGGTGGCCGCCTGGAACAATATGGCGCCGGGTGACCCGCTGATTCCCGGCAAGAAGATCGTCATCTGGTCACAGTCCAGCCAGCCTGAAACCGTCGCCACCAGTAGTAGCCGGGGTCAGGCCATGGTGCGCAAAGTGGGCTACCGGGTACGCAAGGGCGATTCCCTGTCAGCAATTGCCAGCCGCTTTTCGGTGAATGTGCGCGACATCGCAAGCTGGAATGATCTTAACACCGCCCGTTATCTCCAGCCGGGCCAAAGTCTGGTACTCTACGTAGATATCAGGAACAGCCCCTGA
- a CDS encoding extracellular solute-binding protein has product MTKTRTASTLTSFCTLALVLLTAPLPVLAADSGVEARHAIAMHDAPKYPEGFSHFDYVNPEAPKGGTLRMAVVANGYDSFNPFVVRGVAAAGVSSYLYDTLLESSDDEPFSAYGLIAESLETPEDRRYVIFNLREEARFHDGHPITAEDVKFSFEVLTTEGHPFYRNYYADVSKVTAEGDHRIRFDFGDTNNRELPLILGQMPIMPAHYWDGREFDSNGLKPPLGSGPYRIGEFEAGRSVTFERVEDYWAEDLGTRKGRFNFDHIRFDYYSDDTVALEAFKAGNFDFRVEPSAKNWATAYTGEKFENNTIITEAIEHQRPAGMQAFVLNTRKAKFSDPRVREALSYAFDFEWANKNLFYGQYTRTKSFFENSELASTGLPEGRELEILNQYRDQLPSDVFKEVYEPPVIDGKDGLRKNLRTAMQLLKAVGYEIRDGKMVNADNGRPLSFEVLLHQKNFERIVLPLKNNLERLGIDVSVRLVDTNQYIQRVRQFDYDVITQVLPQSDSPGNEQREYWHSSNVDVHGSRNYMGVSDPVVDELVDMVIQAPDREELVYRVRALDRVLLHGHYVIPQWYLPRDRIAYWGYLERPETTPKNGIDIDNWWFNPDQ; this is encoded by the coding sequence ATGACAAAAACACGGACAGCCTCAACCCTTACGTCGTTTTGCACCCTGGCCCTGGTTCTACTCACCGCTCCGCTTCCTGTCCTGGCAGCGGATTCCGGGGTCGAAGCCCGCCATGCTATCGCCATGCATGATGCGCCCAAATATCCTGAGGGCTTCAGCCACTTTGACTACGTCAATCCCGAAGCCCCCAAAGGCGGCACATTGCGTATGGCTGTCGTGGCCAATGGCTATGATTCCTTTAACCCGTTTGTCGTCCGTGGCGTCGCAGCGGCGGGCGTGAGCAGCTATCTGTATGACACTCTTCTTGAATCGTCCGATGATGAACCCTTCAGCGCCTATGGATTGATCGCCGAGTCTCTGGAGACCCCCGAAGACCGCCGCTATGTCATCTTCAACCTCCGCGAAGAAGCACGCTTTCATGACGGTCACCCCATTACCGCAGAGGACGTCAAGTTCTCATTTGAAGTTCTGACCACGGAAGGTCATCCGTTCTATCGGAATTACTATGCTGACGTCAGCAAGGTAACCGCTGAGGGTGACCACCGCATCCGCTTTGATTTCGGCGATACCAACAACCGTGAGCTACCGCTGATTCTGGGGCAGATGCCGATCATGCCAGCCCATTACTGGGACGGTCGTGAATTTGACAGCAACGGTCTAAAACCGCCGCTGGGCAGTGGACCGTACCGAATTGGCGAGTTCGAAGCGGGACGCTCCGTTACATTCGAACGGGTGGAGGACTACTGGGCAGAAGATCTGGGCACCCGAAAGGGTCGGTTTAATTTCGACCACATTCGCTTCGACTACTATTCCGATGACACCGTCGCCCTGGAGGCATTCAAGGCCGGCAACTTTGATTTTCGTGTTGAACCCTCGGCCAAAAACTGGGCCACGGCCTACACCGGTGAAAAGTTCGAAAACAACACCATTATCACCGAGGCCATTGAGCATCAGCGCCCGGCTGGTATGCAGGCATTTGTTCTGAATACTCGTAAGGCGAAGTTCTCCGACCCAAGGGTACGAGAGGCTCTGTCCTATGCCTTTGACTTCGAGTGGGCCAACAAGAACCTTTTCTACGGCCAGTACACTCGCACAAAGAGTTTCTTCGAAAACAGTGAGTTGGCCTCGACCGGCCTGCCCGAAGGTCGGGAACTCGAGATTCTGAACCAATATCGTGACCAACTTCCCAGCGATGTCTTCAAGGAGGTGTACGAGCCCCCTGTTATTGATGGTAAAGACGGCCTCCGGAAGAATTTGCGCACGGCTATGCAGCTGCTCAAGGCTGTCGGCTATGAGATTCGTGACGGCAAAATGGTGAATGCTGATAACGGTCGGCCACTGTCATTTGAGGTCCTGCTGCACCAGAAGAACTTTGAACGCATCGTACTCCCTCTGAAGAATAACCTGGAGAGACTGGGCATCGATGTGTCCGTACGGCTGGTCGACACCAACCAATACATCCAGCGGGTACGGCAGTTTGATTACGACGTCATTACCCAGGTGCTGCCGCAGTCTGATTCACCGGGCAATGAACAGCGGGAGTACTGGCACTCGTCCAATGTCGATGTACACGGCTCCCGAAACTACATGGGCGTCAGTGACCCGGTCGTAGACGAATTAGTCGATATGGTCATTCAGGCCCCCGATCGTGAGGAACTGGTCTACCGGGTACGCGCATTGGATCGCGTCCTGTTGCATGGCCACTACGTGATTCCTCAGTGGTACCTGCCCCGAGACCGTATTGCCTACTGGGGCTATCTCGAACGCCCTGAAACAACGCCCAAGAATGGCATTGATATCGATAACTGGTGGTTCAACCCTGACCAATGA
- a CDS encoding microcin C ABC transporter permease YejB produces MGAYILRRLALIIPTLIGIMLLNFVIVQAAPGGPVEQLIAEMEGHGGGALARASGGGTGGEVASSSGDSRGSRGIPEELLREIEVMYGFDKPAHERFFKMIGDYATFNFGESFFRERTVLELILDKMPVSISLGLWSTLIIYLISIPLGIRKAVTDGSRFDVWSSSAIVVGYAIPGFLFAILLIVLFAGGSYFDWFPLRGLTSSNFDELNWYQKIGDYFWHLALPVTANVIGGFATLTLLTKNSFLDEISKQYVVTARAKGLEEKQVLYGHVFRNAMLIVIASLPGVLVSLFFTGSLLIEVIFSLDGLGLLGFEAALNRDYPVIFGTLYIFTLMGLVLKLISDITYVLVDPRIDFESREGA; encoded by the coding sequence ATGGGCGCATACATACTAAGACGGCTCGCACTGATTATTCCGACCCTGATCGGGATCATGTTGCTCAATTTCGTCATCGTACAGGCGGCTCCCGGTGGCCCTGTTGAACAGCTGATAGCTGAAATGGAGGGGCATGGCGGCGGTGCCCTGGCCCGCGCCAGTGGCGGAGGCACCGGTGGTGAGGTGGCCTCTTCCAGCGGAGACAGTCGCGGTTCGCGGGGCATCCCCGAAGAACTACTCAGGGAAATCGAGGTCATGTACGGCTTTGACAAGCCGGCCCATGAGCGATTCTTCAAGATGATCGGGGACTACGCAACCTTCAACTTTGGTGAGTCCTTCTTCCGGGAACGGACCGTCCTGGAACTGATCCTCGACAAGATGCCAGTCTCCATATCCCTCGGCCTCTGGTCGACGCTGATCATTTATCTGATCTCGATCCCTCTGGGTATTCGCAAGGCCGTCACCGATGGCTCGCGATTCGATGTCTGGAGCAGTTCCGCGATTGTCGTTGGCTATGCCATCCCCGGCTTCCTCTTCGCCATCCTGCTGATCGTGCTGTTTGCCGGTGGCAGCTACTTCGACTGGTTTCCCCTGCGCGGCCTCACTTCATCCAACTTCGATGAGCTCAACTGGTACCAGAAAATCGGGGATTATTTCTGGCACCTGGCATTGCCTGTCACAGCCAACGTGATCGGGGGCTTTGCAACCCTGACGTTACTGACCAAGAACTCCTTCCTGGACGAGATCAGCAAGCAGTACGTGGTGACCGCCAGGGCCAAGGGCCTGGAAGAGAAACAGGTACTCTATGGCCATGTCTTCCGCAATGCCATGCTCATCGTGATCGCGAGCCTGCCCGGCGTGCTGGTGTCACTGTTCTTTACCGGCTCATTGCTGATTGAAGTCATCTTTTCCCTCGACGGCCTGGGCCTGCTGGGCTTTGAAGCTGCCTTGAACCGGGACTACCCGGTGATTTTCGGCACACTCTATATTTTCACGCTGATGGGATTGGTACTGAAACTGATCAGCGACATCACCTACGTCCTGGTAGACCCGCGCATCGATTTCGAAAGTCGGGAGGGTGCCTGA
- a CDS encoding ABC transporter permease → MASLSPIQKRRLRNFRNNRRGFWSLWIFLALFGLSLVAEVIANDAPLLVSYKGDFYFPVVQSVPEETFGGFLPSEADYRDSFIADEIKANGWMLWPPIRFSYDTINYDLDVPSPAPPSSENWLGTDDQGRDVAARVIYGFRISVLFGLTLTIASCIVGVAVGAIQGFYGGKIDLLGQRFIEIWSGLPVLYLLIILSSIVQPNFWWLLGIMLLFSWMGLVDVVRAEFLRARNFEYVRAARALGLGNRKIMFRHILPNAMVATLTFMPFILTGAITGLTSLDFLGFGLPSGSPSLGELIAQGKANLHAPWLGISAFVSLSVMLTLLVFVGEAVRDAFDPRKN, encoded by the coding sequence ATGGCTTCACTCTCCCCGATCCAGAAACGAAGGCTGAGAAACTTCCGCAACAATCGCCGGGGGTTCTGGTCCCTGTGGATATTTCTGGCACTGTTCGGGCTGTCCCTGGTAGCGGAAGTCATCGCCAACGACGCGCCTTTGTTGGTGTCCTACAAGGGGGATTTCTATTTTCCGGTGGTCCAGTCCGTGCCCGAGGAGACCTTTGGCGGCTTCCTGCCCTCCGAAGCCGATTACCGGGACTCGTTCATAGCCGATGAAATCAAGGCCAATGGCTGGATGCTTTGGCCACCGATCCGTTTCAGCTATGACACCATCAACTATGACCTGGATGTGCCTTCACCCGCGCCGCCCAGTTCCGAGAACTGGCTGGGCACCGATGACCAGGGGCGCGATGTTGCCGCCAGGGTCATCTATGGCTTTCGGATTTCAGTACTTTTCGGTCTGACCCTGACCATTGCCAGTTGTATTGTTGGCGTTGCCGTTGGCGCGATCCAGGGATTCTACGGAGGCAAGATCGATCTGCTCGGCCAACGGTTCATTGAAATCTGGTCCGGACTCCCGGTGCTGTACCTGCTGATCATCCTGTCCAGTATTGTGCAGCCCAACTTCTGGTGGCTGCTGGGGATCATGCTGCTGTTCAGCTGGATGGGACTGGTGGATGTGGTTCGTGCCGAGTTTCTGAGAGCGCGGAATTTCGAGTATGTCCGGGCTGCCCGAGCCCTGGGGCTGGGCAATCGCAAGATCATGTTCCGGCATATCCTGCCCAACGCCATGGTGGCCACGCTGACCTTTATGCCATTTATCCTCACCGGCGCCATTACCGGGCTCACGTCACTGGATTTCCTCGGTTTTGGTCTGCCGTCCGGATCGCCTTCGCTGGGCGAGTTGATTGCCCAGGGCAAGGCCAATCTGCACGCACCCTGGCTGGGTATCTCCGCGTTCGTATCCCTCTCCGTGATGCTGACTCTTCTGGTGTTCGTCGGCGAAGCCGTGCGGGATGCCTTTGATCCGAGAAAGAACTGA
- a CDS encoding ABC transporter ATP-binding protein, whose product MSKLLGISDLSIHFDQGEPVVDGLSIDINRGETLALVGESGSGKSVSALSILRLLDERHARYSSGQILFQGEDMLKANDKRLRQIRGHRISMIFQEPMTSLNPLHTVEKQVSETLALHKGLRGPQARKRCIELLELVGIPSPETRLSSYPHQLSGGQKQRVMIAMALANEPELLIADEPTTALDVTVQRQVLELLRNLQQEFGMAILLITHDLSIVHRYADRVAVMERGKLVELAPTEQLFSAPEHPYTQRLLDAEPPTSPLSMDRSDKPLLEVDNLDVRFTTKKSLFGRTISYFHAVRETSFTLARGETLGIVGESGSGKTTIGHALLKLTGATGSIRLDGEELAHLDQKQFRPYRSRVQIVFQDPFGSLSPRMSVAEIVREGLEIHAPASPEDQDRKVIQALVDVGLDPDARHRYPHEFSGGQRQRIAIARALVLQPEVIILDEPTSALDRTVQKQVINLLRDIQARYQLSYIFISHDLSVVRALSHKLLVLQHGKVVEYGNATDIFQSPKQGYTQELLSAALFYQKPTTN is encoded by the coding sequence ATGTCCAAACTGCTGGGAATCTCAGACCTCTCCATTCACTTTGACCAAGGCGAACCGGTAGTCGACGGCCTCTCGATCGATATCAACCGGGGAGAAACGCTGGCGCTGGTGGGTGAAAGCGGCTCCGGGAAATCGGTCTCGGCACTGTCCATCCTGCGACTGCTGGATGAGCGGCATGCCCGCTATTCGTCGGGACAGATTCTCTTCCAGGGTGAAGACATGCTGAAAGCCAACGACAAACGGCTCCGACAGATTCGCGGCCATCGCATCAGCATGATCTTTCAGGAACCCATGACCTCCCTGAACCCATTGCATACGGTGGAAAAACAGGTCAGCGAAACCCTGGCCCTACACAAGGGGTTGCGTGGCCCGCAGGCCCGCAAACGCTGTATAGAGCTGCTGGAACTGGTGGGCATCCCGTCTCCGGAAACCAGACTGTCCAGTTACCCCCACCAGTTATCCGGCGGCCAGAAACAGCGCGTGATGATAGCCATGGCGTTGGCTAATGAACCCGAACTACTGATTGCCGACGAGCCGACCACTGCGCTGGATGTGACGGTGCAACGCCAGGTTCTGGAATTGCTGCGCAACCTGCAACAGGAGTTCGGCATGGCCATCCTGCTGATCACCCACGATTTGTCCATCGTGCACCGTTACGCCGATCGGGTCGCGGTTATGGAACGTGGCAAGCTGGTGGAACTGGCACCGACTGAGCAGCTCTTCTCGGCCCCAGAGCACCCTTATACACAACGCCTTCTTGATGCCGAGCCGCCCACGTCTCCGCTCAGCATGGATCGATCCGATAAGCCGCTGCTTGAAGTGGACAATCTGGATGTCCGCTTCACCACGAAAAAAAGCCTGTTTGGGCGCACCATCAGCTACTTCCATGCTGTCCGGGAAACCAGTTTTACGCTCGCCCGCGGCGAGACGCTGGGCATCGTTGGGGAGAGCGGCAGCGGTAAAACCACCATCGGCCATGCCTTGCTGAAGCTCACCGGAGCCACCGGCAGTATCCGACTGGATGGCGAGGAACTGGCACATCTGGACCAGAAACAGTTTCGGCCCTACCGCAGCCGTGTGCAGATTGTCTTTCAGGATCCTTTTGGCAGTCTCAGCCCCCGCATGTCGGTCGCTGAAATCGTTCGCGAGGGGCTTGAAATACATGCTCCGGCCAGCCCGGAGGATCAGGACCGCAAAGTCATCCAGGCGCTGGTGGATGTCGGTCTCGACCCTGACGCCAGGCACCGCTATCCCCATGAGTTCTCCGGGGGGCAGCGTCAACGCATTGCCATCGCGCGGGCGTTGGTGCTGCAACCGGAAGTCATCATACTTGATGAACCCACCTCGGCGCTGGATCGCACAGTCCAGAAGCAGGTTATCAATCTGCTGCGAGATATTCAGGCCCGATATCAGCTAAGCTACATCTTTATCAGTCACGATCTCTCGGTGGTTCGGGCACTGAGCCACAAGCTGCTGGTACTCCAGCACGGCAAGGTGGTCGAGTACGGAAATGCGACGGATATATTCCAGTCACCGAAACAGGGCTACACTCAGGAGCTGTTGAGTGCCGCACTGTTCTATCAAAAGCCTACGACCAATTGA
- a CDS encoding enoyl-ACP reductase FabI: MGLLSGKKALIVGVASKHSIAYGIAEAFAREGAELAFTYQNEKLQSRVEKFAEGWGSQLTFPCDVASDEEIENVFKELGKHWDNIDIIIHAVGYAPAHELDGNFVDVTTREGFRIAHDISSYSFVALAKGARSMMHENSSLLTLSYLGAEKVLQNYNVMGLAKASLEANVRYMAASLGREGIRVNGISAGPIKTLAASGIKSFRRMLAENAKRAPLRRNVTTAEVGNAAAFLSSDLASGITGEIMYVDAGFNITGMGELED, encoded by the coding sequence ATGGGATTACTCAGTGGCAAGAAAGCGCTGATCGTTGGCGTAGCCAGCAAACACTCTATCGCCTACGGCATCGCGGAAGCGTTCGCCCGAGAAGGCGCCGAACTGGCCTTCACCTACCAGAACGAAAAGCTTCAGTCCCGGGTGGAAAAATTCGCTGAGGGATGGGGCAGTCAACTCACCTTCCCCTGTGATGTGGCCAGCGACGAAGAAATTGAGAACGTATTCAAAGAGCTCGGCAAACACTGGGACAACATTGATATCATTATCCACGCGGTTGGCTACGCCCCGGCCCATGAGCTTGATGGCAACTTTGTCGATGTGACGACCCGCGAGGGATTCAGGATCGCCCATGACATCAGCTCCTACAGCTTCGTCGCGCTCGCCAAAGGCGCTCGCAGCATGATGCATGAGAACAGCTCACTGCTGACGCTGAGCTACCTTGGCGCCGAGAAAGTACTGCAGAACTATAACGTGATGGGACTGGCCAAAGCCTCTCTCGAAGCCAATGTACGCTATATGGCTGCCAGTCTCGGCCGTGAGGGTATCCGGGTAAACGGCATCTCCGCCGGCCCGATCAAGACCCTGGCAGCATCAGGCATCAAGAGCTTCCGTCGCATGCTGGCGGAAAATGCCAAGCGTGCGCCCCTGCGCCGCAACGTAACCACGGCGGAGGTGGGCAACGCCGCAGCCTTCCTGAGCTCCGACCTGGCCAGCGGTATTACCGGTGAAATCATGTATGTGGATGCCGGCTTCAATATTACCGGCATGGGCGAACTGGAAGACTGA
- a CDS encoding DUF1631 family protein has protein sequence MSQNRPKTPAMLSRELFMEKIPGVLSGIRVPDLPYPAGKVSDDAVSDWRPLLSSCWSEQRDERVIQLVRSVSLSWSVRQINAAYVADRIMDTFAQTSGLHPELVRRIARLRFFFAWRMSDEGASAFSEDILLWLDGLQEFRGWSASGGRSARVLLDQLDSLVISVSACFETGSREPLEAFCRDWQADSEKRTQQVSRLRQRLLETEQGAARQRRAEQTARALVGRALEGRQLPKPIITFIFDHWMRLLKQVVWAGEVGGENWRHGGKLLEWLVWIGDPALSDKDRNRLYHVGEQIGDRILDVWNRVVGEPLPAKALDDIQVIMMARLRGETPELTDALPKQSGFSWDTAWLSFKVPDQNSLDELEGQWFVEGEGTREQRRYFFALLPDTAEILWTNGSGVKLGLQPWTEFEEARSRGDLRPLPALTPFGLVMTEAVSALSGVLERQKTLREKAVREARTRAAELKREKEASEAKRRAEELERLAEIDRIRREEHEKRLAEELAEQERLEQEQLRAGQQLADGIKLGGWIVLDESDANGDPVRLKLAVRINASNKLVFVDRLGLNRREFQGDELVRAIVAGSVRVLGSSAEFDETLSRVVGRIRVGRN, from the coding sequence ATGTCTCAGAACCGGCCGAAAACGCCCGCAATGCTGTCCCGTGAACTGTTTATGGAGAAGATTCCGGGCGTCCTTTCAGGGATTCGTGTCCCGGATCTCCCATATCCGGCCGGGAAAGTGTCGGACGATGCTGTCAGTGACTGGAGACCACTGCTGTCTTCCTGTTGGTCTGAACAGCGGGATGAGCGGGTCATACAGCTTGTTCGCTCTGTCTCCTTGAGCTGGTCTGTACGGCAGATCAATGCCGCCTATGTGGCGGATCGGATCATGGATACCTTTGCGCAGACCAGCGGTCTGCACCCCGAGCTGGTCCGTCGAATTGCCCGTCTGCGCTTTTTCTTCGCCTGGCGGATGAGTGATGAAGGCGCCAGCGCTTTCAGCGAGGACATCCTGCTCTGGCTGGATGGTCTTCAGGAATTTCGTGGCTGGAGCGCGTCCGGCGGCCGGTCTGCAAGGGTGTTGCTGGATCAACTGGATTCCCTGGTTATTTCGGTATCGGCCTGCTTTGAAACAGGGAGCAGGGAACCTCTGGAGGCCTTCTGCAGGGATTGGCAGGCTGACTCGGAGAAACGAACCCAGCAGGTGTCACGGCTACGTCAGCGTCTTCTGGAGACGGAACAGGGCGCAGCGAGGCAGCGTCGTGCCGAGCAGACCGCTCGCGCCCTGGTAGGACGTGCGCTTGAGGGACGACAGCTACCCAAGCCCATCATCACCTTTATATTTGATCACTGGATGCGCTTGCTTAAGCAAGTAGTGTGGGCCGGTGAAGTTGGCGGAGAAAACTGGCGACATGGCGGAAAACTCCTGGAGTGGCTGGTCTGGATTGGCGATCCGGCATTGTCGGACAAGGATCGTAATCGTCTGTATCACGTCGGTGAACAAATAGGTGACCGTATTCTGGATGTGTGGAATCGTGTGGTGGGTGAGCCACTGCCGGCGAAGGCGCTTGATGACATTCAGGTGATCATGATGGCGCGCCTCAGGGGGGAAACCCCTGAACTGACGGATGCGTTGCCAAAGCAGTCGGGTTTTTCCTGGGACACTGCCTGGTTGTCCTTCAAGGTGCCGGATCAAAATAGCCTGGATGAACTTGAGGGGCAGTGGTTTGTAGAGGGTGAAGGCACCAGAGAGCAGCGCCGATACTTCTTTGCGTTATTGCCGGACACGGCGGAGATTCTGTGGACCAACGGTTCCGGTGTAAAGTTGGGACTGCAGCCCTGGACGGAGTTCGAGGAAGCCAGAAGCCGCGGAGACCTGCGGCCGTTGCCTGCCCTGACGCCTTTTGGTCTGGTCATGACTGAGGCCGTGAGTGCGCTCTCCGGAGTGCTTGAAAGGCAGAAAACATTACGCGAGAAAGCGGTCAGGGAGGCCAGGACCAGGGCGGCAGAGCTCAAGAGAGAGAAGGAGGCCTCTGAAGCCAAGCGGAGGGCCGAAGAACTGGAGCGGCTGGCCGAGATTGACCGAATCAGGCGTGAGGAGCACGAAAAACGGCTCGCCGAAGAGTTGGCTGAACAGGAACGACTGGAGCAGGAACAGCTGAGGGCAGGACAACAGCTGGCGGACGGTATCAAGCTGGGCGGCTGGATAGTGCTTGATGAGAGTGACGCAAATGGTGATCCGGTAAGGCTGAAACTGGCAGTCAGGATCAATGCGTCGAACAAGCTGGTGTTCGTGGACCGTCTGGGCCTGAACCGACGGGAGTTCCAGGGTGATGAGCTGGTGCGGGCAATTGTCGCGGGGAGCGTCCGGGTGCTGGGCAGTTCCGCGGAATTTGACGAGACCCTGAGTCGCGTTGTTGGACGAATACGGGTAGGCCGAAACTAA